CGAATTAGAACCCGAACGGCGCGGCCCCTACTCCGGGGTCTATGGTTACTATGACTTCGAGGGGCAACTGAATACGGCGATCACCATCCGCAGTATGATTGTGCGATCGCAAGGGAATCACCACCAAGTTTCGGTGCAGGCCGGGGCGGGGATTGTCGCCGACTCTGACCCCGAACGAGAATACCAAGAAACCCTCGATAAAGCGCGGGGGATGTTAGAAGCGATTCGTTGTCTGAAAGTCTAAGGGTTAATTTCGACGCGATCGCCTATAGAAATCCGGCCTTGCTGGGTGGGCATCAGGTTGATCCCAAACAGAATCCCTTTTTCGGTGCGGCGAAAAGTGCCTAGGGTGCGGAGGGGCTCCTGGGCTGGGTGGCGATCGCCTGTATTTTGGTCGGTGGTGATCACAATGCAGCGCTCACAGGGCTTGGCCATCACCAAGGGAACATCACGAATTTGCAATCTTTGCCAATGGTCTTCCGCAAAGGGAATATCCGTTTTTACCACCAGGTTGGGCCGAAAGCGATTCATCGGCACTGGTGTTCCCAATTTTTCTGAAAGTAAGTCCAAAGAAGCGGTATTGGTCAATAGCACTGGGTAGCCATCGGCAAAGCTCACGGCTTGATTGTCCCAGAGGGCATACTTGGGGTTGAGGGGACGCGGCTGATCAGGGGATTGGCGCACGAGGCGACAGGGGGTTTGTAAAATCTCCGAGAACCACGCCGCTGCTACTGGCCCCTGGTCGATCGCCTGGACTTGATTGCGCCAAATTGTCACGGGAATCAATGGCCCTGGGGCATTACGGCTGAGTTTGAGCGGCGGCTCATTGTCAAAGGTAAGACTTAGATACTGATCATCCAGTTGGGGTTTGACCCGGGCCAGTTGGGGATATTGCCGTTGAGTGAGAAATTTCCCCGTAGGATCAACGATCAGCCAATGGCGATCGCCTTGAAATCCTTCATGCTCTACCACAACGCTGTTAAGGGAAATCCCTCCGCAGGATTTTACCGGATAGATAATCAGTTCAGTGACTGTGGCGATCGCAGTCATATAGCTCCGTTGGATGCAGGGACATTCTGGTTTTTTGAGCCCATTTTTTTAAGCATAGCGCTCAGATCTACAGAAAAAAAATTGTGAAATAACCTGGTTGTCAAAATTATTGATCGCGTTTGAATGCGCACAAATTTTTATTGCAAAACTAACAAGAAGCCCCTAAAAGCAGGACGATAGAATCATAGGCTACCCAGTGGGGCGATCGCCATGAAAAAAATCTTTGTCCTGGATACGAATGTCCTTCTCCATGATCCCCAGGCCATTCTCTCCTTTGCAGATAATGAAGTGGTTTTGCCGATCACAGTAATTGAAGAGTTAGATCGCTTCAAAAAACAAGTCGATTCCATTGGCCGTAATGCCCGTCAAGTCTCCCGGAGCCTCGATGCCCTCAGTCAGGGAAAATCTCTCACCCAAGGTATTGACCTTGATCAAGGGGGGCTGCTCAGGGTGGCCCTATGTAAACCAGAAATCCTCAAAACCCTTCCTCCAGAGTTAGCAGGGGCCTCCAGTGATAATGCGATTTTGGCGGTGGCCCTCACGGAACAGGAAAAATGCCAATGTCCCGTGATTCTGGTGAGTAAAGACACAAACCTCCGCATTAAGGCGGGGGTGCTAGGGCTGACCACGGAAGACTATGAAACAGGCAAGGTCAACCTCGATGAATTTTATCCGGGCACAGCGGAAGTACTGGTTGATCCCGAGCAAATCAGCCAGTTTTATAAAGATGGTGCCCTGACCTTGGCGGAAGACTTTTACCCAAATCAACTGATTACCTTAGGCGATCGCACGAAGCCAGCCCACACCGCCCTGGGGATTTATCGCTATGATCTCAAGCAAGTAGTGGCGCTCCAAAAAGCCACCGCCGCCCCAGTGTCCAATATTCAAGCCCGCAACCGAGAACAAAAATTTGCCTTGGAATTACTCCTGCGGGATGACATCCAACTGGTGACCCTGGTGGGGAAAGCTGGCACCGGGAAAACCCTCCTGGCCCTTGCTGCTGGGGTTGCCAAAGTCACCGGAGAAAGGCTTTATACCCAACTGCTCATTTCTCGCCCCATCATCCCCATGGGCAAGGATATTGGTTATCTTCCGGGGGAAATTAAAGAAAAACTCACCCCCTGGATGCAGCCCCTCTACGACAATTTAGATTTGATGTTCCACACCCAAGACAGCCGCAATAAACCGCGCCACTGGCGACGGGGTTATGAGGAATTGATGGAGTTGGGAGTGCTGCAGATTGAACCCCTCACCTACATCCGAGGCCGGACCATTCCCCAGCAGATCTTGATCGTCGATGAAGCCCAAAATCTGACGCCCCACGAAGTTAAAACGATTCTCACTAGGGCCGGCGAAGGGACCAAAATTATCCTGACGGGGGATGTGGAGCAAATTGATAATCCCTACGTGGATGCCTCTAGTAATGGCCTGACCTACGTGGTGGAAAAATTCAAGCAGGAGGCGATCGCCGGTCACATTACCCTAATCAAAGGAGAGCGATCGCCCCTGGCAGAACGGGCTTCCCAGATCCTCTAAGGTGACTTTTTTAGGGCAACCAGTGGGGGTAAACCCCCGCAAAAGGTAAGATTTCCAGTTGGGTTTCCTCTGGGGTCGCCCCAGGAATCAGGAGCCACAGTTGGCCGCCGGCAATCGCTTCCCCGGAGGTTGTTCGGAAGAAGGGTTCCTCTAAGTTGCTTGCATCGGTCACCACTTGACTAAACAGTAAGCCGAGACCATCGGGAGCCATGCTCAGCTCCACATCTTGGAACTGGGTCAATTCAGCCAAGCGGTTTACCTCATTGTTTTCTAGGTTGATTTGGGCAAAATAGGGCTGTTCTTGGTAGTCCTCCCCAGGCATGAGCTCTGTCACAAGGCAATAGAGCTGGGTTTCCCTCGGATTAAAGGTGCAGTCCAGTATGGAGCCATCAGTATCTAACACCTTTTGCTCCCGGTCGCGGTTGTCTACCAGATAAAGTGAGCGCTGGTAGCGCAAATCCAGATTGTCACTGTTGAAGTCCACTAATACCGCGGTGCTGCCGTCTGGAGAAAAAGTCACAATTTGCCCAAAGCGCGGTAAAAAGTCGAGGGGTTCTTCTTGGATATCTTCTAGGGAAAAAATCGCAATGCCTCTTCCCTGGGGGAGGGCAATGGTTTTACCGTCGGGGGCGATCGCAAAATCACCACCCGTTAAACCCAGCGGTTGGGCCGGCTCCCCTGGGGTGACCACCCAGAGCCCAAAATCTCCCGGATCAGCACGATTGACCCGCTGCACGGCGATCGCCTCCCCATCGGCTGCCAGTTGAAACTGTAAATTTTGGTGAGTGCGATTATCCAGCACCAGCTCTAAATCAGGCGCTTCAGTTTCTTCCCCAAGGCCCGTTTTAACCCGATAGATCTGACTGTCTTGCATCCCTTCCGCTGGGCGCATCCGGTCTACTGCACTAAACAAAATCGCTTCCCCCCGGGGATACACCTGAAAATCTAAGACCACCAGATTCGCTGGCGTCAAAATGCGTTTTTCATCCCGGGTCCAGTTATACAAAATCAGCCGTCCTTTCTCCTCCTGGGTTTCATCCGTGCCGATATAAGCCAGGGCGCGATCGCGACTTTGAAAGCTTCCTGAAAACGGTTGCATCGTCTTCCCCAGATACCCTGATGCCGCAAACCGTTCTTGAGCTCCTCGCAGCGTTACCTGGTACTCCTGGCCATAGGGAACTGGTTCTAGTAAGGTATAGGCCAATCTTTTCCCGGCCCAACTAAATTTTCCTGGGAGAGGTGGGTCGATCACCAAATTCTCCTCAACCCCTGCCGCATCCATGGGTCGGTCAAAAGTCATGATGAAGGCAACATCTTCTCCGCCGATCCGTTGCCCTTGCCAAGAAAATTCCCGTACCCGAGGCCCAGTATTAATAGGGCAGTCAACCCCGCAGACTTGCTCTCCGCCGATGCCCAACCCAATCAGGAGGCTAAAAATTAAAATTAAAACCCAAGCAAGACGATCAATGCTGGTCATGGTACTCAATAAAAATAATCCTAAAATTTCGTAGCAGCAGGGATTGCCTGCCAGGATAAGCCAGAGAAAGCGTTAGAAGCTAAGGAATCCATTGGGGTTGATAGCCTGGCATTAGAGATTCCGGGGGGACTGGTTGTAGCGCCGCATCATTACTTAGTTCTGGCAGAGCCAAGATCCAAAGACGTCCCCCTTCCACAGCTAAACCGTCATTTGTCAAAAGATCACTGGTAGGCGTTGGCTGCGTCGTCACCACTTGATCAAACAACAGGGCCACTCCATCGGCGGCAACGCTAAGCTTCACATCTCGATAGTTAGGGAGCGCTAAAAGAGCTGTTTCTTCACCGGTATTGAGATTGATCGCACTGAGGAAAGGTTCCTCCGTCACTTGCCCCATGGTTTGATTTTGGTCGATTTTGAGGCAATAAAGAAGTTCTGCGGCTCGGGGCTCAAAGCGGCAATCGACAATTGGCGTCAAAGTCCGAAGAATTTCAGTGGCTTCCCCTTGGGGATTTAAACGATGTAGGGAATAAACGCCGTTCTCTTCTCGCAAGGCAACCTGTTGGCTCTGGTCGGGAGAAAAAGCAAGGAGTTTAGTAAATTCTTCCTTTGTTTGGACTGCGCCACTGTTCCGTCGGAGAGGCACAAGAGATAGCTGCTGGCGTTGGGACACAGCCACGACATCGCCATTGGGGGCCAGGAGGAATTCATCTGCTAAAACTCCTAGAGCTCTGGGGGTCGCATTTCTTTCGATCGCCCAGAGGCCACGATCGCGGGGGTCTTCACGACTGGTACGTTGAATGATGATGCGATCGCCGTTGTCTGCGAGCTGAAAGGGGCCATTTTGGTAATCTTCGGCGTTCAGGATGGGTTGAATTTGCCCAGCGGGTATTGTTTCAGCTTCTGACCCTTGAAAATTCAAGCCAGTGGTGACGGTATAAAGCTGCTGGTCTCCTAGCTGCGCTTGGGCGTTACCCCGTCGGGGGAGGGCAGAAAAAAGAAGGCGATCGCCATCGGGATACACATCAAAGTTAAGAACAATCAGATCTGCCGGAGTAAGGATGCTTTTTTGCTGTTGCGTGAAGTTATATAAAATCAATCGACCCCGGTCTGTATCTTCTGTACCAATGTAAGCAAAGGCCCGGTCGCGACTTCTAATTCGACTCAAAAATGGCTCAAATGTTGGTCCTTCTATGCTAGATTCAGTCAGTCTTAGCTGGTAGTCTTGGCCATAGATTGGCTGTTCATCAAGGGTATAGAAAAAATTTTTCCCAACCCAACTCCATCGTCCCGACAGGGGAGGTTCAATGGTGAAATTTTCTGTGACGACTGCTGGGTCAATGG
The nucleotide sequence above comes from [Synechococcus] sp. NIES-970. Encoded proteins:
- a CDS encoding PhoH-like protein, coding for MKKIFVLDTNVLLHDPQAILSFADNEVVLPITVIEELDRFKKQVDSIGRNARQVSRSLDALSQGKSLTQGIDLDQGGLLRVALCKPEILKTLPPELAGASSDNAILAVALTEQEKCQCPVILVSKDTNLRIKAGVLGLTTEDYETGKVNLDEFYPGTAEVLVDPEQISQFYKDGALTLAEDFYPNQLITLGDRTKPAHTALGIYRYDLKQVVALQKATAAPVSNIQARNREQKFALELLLRDDIQLVTLVGKAGTGKTLLALAAGVAKVTGERLYTQLLISRPIIPMGKDIGYLPGEIKEKLTPWMQPLYDNLDLMFHTQDSRNKPRHWRRGYEELMELGVLQIEPLTYIRGRTIPQQILIVDEAQNLTPHEVKTILTRAGEGTKIILTGDVEQIDNPYVDASSNGLTYVVEKFKQEAIAGHITLIKGERSPLAERASQIL
- a CDS encoding MOSC domain protein is translated as MTAIATVTELIIYPVKSCGGISLNSVVVEHEGFQGDRHWLIVDPTGKFLTQRQYPQLARVKPQLDDQYLSLTFDNEPPLKLSRNAPGPLIPVTIWRNQVQAIDQGPVAAAWFSEILQTPCRLVRQSPDQPRPLNPKYALWDNQAVSFADGYPVLLTNTASLDLLSEKLGTPVPMNRFRPNLVVKTDIPFAEDHWQRLQIRDVPLVMAKPCERCIVITTDQNTGDRHPAQEPLRTLGTFRRTEKGILFGINLMPTQQGRISIGDRVEINP
- a CDS encoding hypothetical protein (conserved hypothetical protein) — translated: MTSIDRLAWVLILIFSLLIGLGIGGEQVCGVDCPINTGPRVREFSWQGQRIGGEDVAFIMTFDRPMDAAGVEENLVIDPPLPGKFSWAGKRLAYTLLEPVPYGQEYQVTLRGAQERFAASGYLGKTMQPFSGSFQSRDRALAYIGTDETQEEKGRLILYNWTRDEKRILTPANLVVLDFQVYPRGEAILFSAVDRMRPAEGMQDSQIYRVKTGLGEETEAPDLELVLDNRTHQNLQFQLAADGEAIAVQRVNRADPGDFGLWVVTPGEPAQPLGLTGGDFAIAPDGKTIALPQGRGIAIFSLEDIQEEPLDFLPRFGQIVTFSPDGSTAVLVDFNSDNLDLRYQRSLYLVDNRDREQKVLDTDGSILDCTFNPRETQLYCLVTELMPGEDYQEQPYFAQINLENNEVNRLAELTQFQDVELSMAPDGLGLLFSQVVTDASNLEEPFFRTTSGEAIAGGQLWLLIPGATPEETQLEILPFAGVYPHWLP
- a CDS encoding hypothetical protein (conserved hypothetical protein), which produces MDTFRLKRFDQIVLVCLFCLTCLVVSLWGLGDRTLTHIQAFNWEGRQIGVSDRQLQLSFNQAIDPAVVTENFTIEPPLSGRWSWVGKNFFYTLDEQPIYGQDYQLRLTESSIEGPTFEPFLSRIRSRDRAFAYIGTEDTDRGRLILYNFTQQQKSILTPADLIVLNFDVYPDGDRLLFSALPRRGNAQAQLGDQQLYTVTTGLNFQGSEAETIPAGQIQPILNAEDYQNGPFQLADNGDRIIIQRTSREDPRDRGLWAIERNATPRALGVLADEFLLAPNGDVVAVSQRQQLSLVPLRRNSGAVQTKEEFTKLLAFSPDQSQQVALREENGVYSLHRLNPQGEATEILRTLTPIVDCRFEPRAAELLYCLKIDQNQTMGQVTEEPFLSAINLNTGEETALLALPNYRDVKLSVAADGVALLFDQVVTTQPTPTSDLLTNDGLAVEGGRLWILALPELSNDAALQPVPPESLMPGYQPQWIP